From the Streptomyces syringium genome, one window contains:
- a CDS encoding lactonase family protein: MAGTGQQGRRRGQRAYIGSFTEAGGPGLTVADVDTTTGALRPVFATDAVVNPSFLALSPAADVLYAVSETAEGAAVAFSLADPARPEPLGAPVSVRGASPTHLAPTGTHLLTANYGSGSVSALPVGPDGGLEAPSAVLPHRGGGPVTDRQAGPHAHAVVPDPSGRWVLAVDLGTDSVWIHALDPATGVPRPHGETPLRPGTGPRHLALHPRGDRAYVLNELESTVTVCRWDASAGALEPVGETPVVPEESPGGDTAAPNFPSAPVVSPDGRFLWVANRGHDTIATLALDASGDVLGLRATVDCGGHWPRDLSAHPGGHLLYAANERSGDVTWFTVEPDTGLPRRAGSITMPAASCVVFA; encoded by the coding sequence GTGGCCGGTACGGGACAGCAGGGGCGTCGGCGGGGGCAGCGGGCGTACATCGGGTCGTTCACGGAGGCGGGCGGTCCTGGTCTCACGGTCGCGGACGTCGACACCACCACCGGCGCGCTGAGGCCCGTATTCGCCACCGACGCCGTGGTGAACCCGTCCTTCCTCGCGCTCTCGCCCGCCGCCGACGTGCTGTACGCGGTGAGCGAGACCGCGGAGGGAGCCGCCGTCGCCTTCTCCCTCGCCGACCCGGCCCGGCCCGAGCCGCTCGGCGCGCCCGTTTCCGTCCGTGGCGCCTCCCCCACGCACCTCGCGCCCACCGGCACGCACCTGCTCACCGCCAACTACGGCTCGGGCAGCGTCAGCGCTCTGCCCGTCGGCCCCGACGGTGGACTCGAGGCGCCCTCGGCGGTCCTGCCGCACCGGGGCGGCGGCCCCGTGACGGACCGGCAGGCGGGCCCGCACGCGCACGCCGTGGTGCCCGACCCCTCCGGGCGCTGGGTGCTCGCCGTCGACCTCGGCACGGACTCGGTGTGGATCCACGCCCTCGACCCGGCGACGGGTGTCCCGAGGCCCCACGGTGAGACACCGCTCCGCCCCGGGACCGGCCCCCGGCATCTCGCCCTCCACCCGCGCGGCGACCGCGCGTACGTCCTCAACGAGCTGGAGTCGACCGTCACGGTCTGCCGCTGGGACGCGTCGGCCGGGGCCCTGGAGCCGGTCGGCGAGACACCTGTCGTGCCCGAGGAGTCTCCCGGCGGGGACACGGCGGCGCCCAATTTCCCCTCGGCACCCGTGGTCTCGCCCGACGGCCGGTTCCTGTGGGTCGCCAACCGCGGCCACGACACCATCGCCACGCTGGCCCTCGACGCCTCGGGTGACGTCCTCGGCCTCCGTGCCACCGTCGACTGCGGCGGCCACTGGCCTCGCGATCTGTCGGCACACCCGGGCGGACACCTGCTGTACGCCGCCAACGAGCGTTCCGGCGACGTCACCTGGTTCACCGTCGAGCCCGACACGGGCCTGCCGCGCCGCGCCGGGTCGATCACGATGCCCGCCGCGTCCTGCGTGGTCTTTGCCTGA
- a CDS encoding NAD(P)-binding domain-containing protein yields MNKIRSREVEVVVVGAGQAGLSSAYHLRRARYEPDRDFVVLDHSPRPGGAWQFRWPSLTYGRVHGMHALPGRELTGADDSMPSAEVIGGYFAEYEEAFDLRVHRPVEVSAVREGPHGRLWAETSEGVWAPRALINATGTWDRPFWPRYPGQEHFRGRQLHTADYPGPQEFAGQRVVVVGGGTSGVQHLMEIAEVAAATTWVTRRPPLFREGPFDEARSREAVARVEERVRRGLPPQSVVSVTGLPMTAAMERARSAGVLERLPMFDRITPNGVTWADGHRVDADVIVWATGFRPAIDHLAPLRLREPGGGIRVEGTRAVRDSRVHLVGYGPSASTIGANRAGREAVREIRSLFAEPGAGPVGGPKDRHVDDPSQHAVAAAV; encoded by the coding sequence ATGAACAAAATCCGGTCGCGTGAGGTCGAGGTCGTCGTGGTGGGCGCCGGGCAGGCAGGGCTGTCCAGCGCGTATCACCTGCGCCGGGCGAGGTACGAGCCCGACCGGGACTTCGTCGTTCTGGATCACTCGCCGCGCCCGGGCGGCGCCTGGCAGTTCCGCTGGCCGTCGCTGACCTACGGCAGGGTGCACGGCATGCACGCGCTGCCGGGCAGGGAGCTGACGGGAGCGGACGACTCCATGCCGTCCGCCGAGGTGATCGGCGGCTACTTCGCGGAGTACGAGGAGGCGTTCGATCTGCGGGTGCACCGCCCGGTCGAGGTGAGCGCGGTGCGGGAGGGGCCGCATGGGCGGCTGTGGGCCGAGACGTCCGAGGGCGTCTGGGCGCCACGGGCCCTGATCAACGCGACCGGCACCTGGGACCGCCCGTTCTGGCCCCGCTACCCCGGTCAGGAGCACTTTCGCGGCCGGCAGCTGCATACGGCCGACTATCCGGGCCCGCAGGAGTTCGCCGGGCAGCGTGTCGTGGTCGTCGGGGGTGGGACCTCGGGTGTGCAACATCTGATGGAGATCGCCGAGGTGGCCGCGGCAACGACGTGGGTGACCCGGCGTCCTCCGCTCTTCCGCGAGGGCCCCTTCGACGAGGCCCGCAGCAGGGAAGCCGTCGCGCGGGTCGAGGAGCGCGTACGGCGGGGGCTGCCGCCGCAGAGTGTGGTGTCCGTGACCGGGCTGCCCATGACGGCGGCCATGGAACGAGCCCGGTCCGCGGGTGTTCTCGAACGGCTGCCGATGTTCGACCGCATCACGCCCAACGGTGTGACGTGGGCCGACGGCCACCGCGTCGACGCCGACGTCATCGTCTGGGCCACCGGCTTCCGCCCCGCCATCGACCACCTGGCACCGCTCCGGCTGCGCGAGCCGGGCGGCGGCATCCGCGTCGAGGGCACGCGGGCCGTCCGTGACTCTCGCGTGCACCTGGTCGGATACGGGCCTTCGGCGAGCACCATCGGCGCGAACCGGGCGGGCCGGGAGGCCGTACGGGAGATCCGGTCGCTGTTCGCCGAGCCCGGTGCCGGACCCGTCGGAGGCCCCAAGGACCGCCACGTGGACGATCCTTCACAGCACGCGGTCGCTGCGGCAGTATGA
- a CDS encoding D-alanyl-D-alanine carboxypeptidase family protein — protein sequence MDRNGGRPVRRWGTALVASTAAIAVVLPATTAEAAASGPSGVTAQGAFLLDTGKNSRLWSKSADTKRQMASTTKVMTATVVLDTSGVNLNKLVTIKQSYRDYVARNGASTADLRVGDKLTVRQLLYGLMLPSGCDAAYALADTFGSGSTEAARTKSFIGKMNKKAAALGMKNTKYDSFDGISAAGANYTTPRDTAKLAGHAMANSTFGTVVKSTSTQQKAANINRTYYWDNTNKLLGSYKGAIGIKTGTGSVAGPCLVFAAQRNGRTVVGVILNAGNRYADATKMLDWAYNTKTPVKLRQLPASAQKD from the coding sequence ATGGATCGAAATGGGGGAAGACCGGTACGCCGGTGGGGAACGGCGCTCGTCGCGTCGACCGCGGCGATCGCCGTCGTACTCCCGGCGACGACCGCCGAGGCCGCCGCCAGCGGTCCGTCGGGCGTCACCGCCCAGGGCGCGTTCCTGCTCGACACCGGCAAGAACAGCCGGCTGTGGTCCAAGAGCGCCGACACCAAGCGTCAGATGGCCAGCACCACCAAGGTCATGACGGCGACCGTGGTCCTGGACACCAGTGGCGTCAATCTCAACAAGCTGGTCACGATCAAGCAGTCGTACCGCGATTACGTCGCGCGTAACGGCGCGAGCACGGCGGATCTGCGCGTCGGCGACAAGCTGACCGTGCGCCAGCTGCTGTACGGCCTGATGCTCCCCTCCGGGTGCGACGCCGCGTACGCGCTCGCCGACACCTTCGGCAGCGGCAGCACCGAGGCCGCGCGCACGAAGTCGTTCATCGGCAAGATGAACAAGAAGGCCGCCGCCCTTGGCATGAAGAACACCAAGTACGACTCCTTCGACGGCATCTCGGCGGCGGGCGCCAACTACACGACGCCGCGCGACACGGCGAAGCTGGCCGGCCACGCGATGGCCAACAGCACGTTCGGCACGGTCGTCAAGTCGACCAGCACCCAGCAGAAGGCCGCGAACATCAATCGCACCTACTACTGGGACAACACGAACAAGCTGCTCGGGTCGTACAAGGGCGCGATAGGCATCAAGACCGGCACGGGCTCCGTGGCCGGGCCGTGCCTGGTGTTCGCCGCCCAGCGCAACGGACGCACCGTCGTGGGCGTCATCCTCAACGCCGGCAACCGCTACGCGGACGCCACGAAGATGCTCGACTGGGCCTACAACACCAAGACGCCGGTGAAGCTGCGCCAGCTGCCGGCCTCGGCCCAGAAGGACTGA
- a CDS encoding (Fe-S)-binding protein — protein MRVGLFITCVNDTLYPRTGQAVVTLLERLGVQVAFPMAQSCCGQPQFNTGYRHLAEPLMRRYATAFQDVDHVVTPSGSCAAMIRDNYPRIAAKAAAEGRGDAMSEAAAGAVAKTHELTEFLVDILGVTDVGAYFPHTVTYHPTCHGLRVLRLGDRPLRLLEKVRGIELRELAGAEECCGFGGTFAVKNPAVSAAMGADKARALDDTGAAAVCAVDNSCLVHIGGTLARSGSAVRPVHIAEILASTEGSVL, from the coding sequence ATGCGTGTGGGGCTGTTCATCACCTGCGTCAATGACACGCTCTACCCGCGCACCGGTCAGGCCGTCGTCACCCTGCTGGAGCGGTTGGGCGTCCAGGTCGCCTTCCCCATGGCGCAGAGCTGTTGCGGTCAGCCGCAGTTCAACACGGGCTACCGCCATCTGGCGGAACCCCTGATGCGCCGCTACGCCACCGCCTTCCAGGACGTCGACCACGTGGTGACCCCGTCCGGTTCCTGTGCGGCGATGATCCGTGACAACTACCCGCGGATCGCCGCCAAAGCGGCTGCCGAGGGGCGGGGCGACGCGATGTCCGAGGCGGCGGCGGGAGCGGTGGCCAAGACCCATGAGCTGACCGAGTTCCTGGTCGACATCCTGGGGGTGACGGACGTCGGGGCGTACTTTCCGCACACCGTCACCTACCACCCCACCTGTCATGGACTGCGGGTACTGCGCCTCGGTGACCGGCCGCTGCGGCTCCTGGAGAAGGTGCGTGGCATCGAACTGCGGGAGCTCGCCGGGGCCGAGGAGTGCTGCGGCTTCGGTGGCACCTTCGCCGTCAAGAACCCCGCCGTCTCCGCCGCGATGGGTGCCGACAAGGCCCGCGCGCTCGACGACACCGGTGCGGCGGCCGTGTGCGCGGTCGACAACTCCTGTCTTGTGCACATCGGCGGCACGCTCGCCCGCAGTGGCTCCGCCGTCCGCCCCGTCCATATCGCGGAGATCCTCGCCAGCACGGAAGGCAGCGTCCTGTGA
- a CDS encoding lactate utilization protein B gives MPAFPRAAAVSTRDGGLRANLRHATHTIRAKRAAAVAELDDWERLRAAGAAIKDRTLRHLDHYLVRLEENVTRAGGTVHWAADAAEANRIVTDLVRATGEREVVKVKSMVTQEIGLNAALAEAGIRAYETDLAELIVQLGDDLPSHILVPAIHRNRGEIRDIFRDRMAQWGRPAPEGLTDRPADLAEAARLHLREKFLRSKVAISGANFMVAETGTLVVVESEGNGRMCLTLPETLISVVGIEKTVPTWQDLEVFLQLLPRSSTAERMNPYTSMWTGTTAEDGPRAFHLVLLDNGRTDTLADRVGRQALRCIRCSACLNVCPVYERAGGHAYGSPYPGPIGAILTPQLRGLISPLEESLPYASSLCGACYDACPVAIDIPEVLVHLRERVVEGGEVTVRGTRTVIKPARKHAAERALMRTAGWVLDHPAALRHGQRLAARTRRFHPRRLPGPGRTWTDSRELPEMPAESFRDWWARTRGGPTATRPREQAS, from the coding sequence ATGCCCGCATTTCCCCGAGCCGCCGCCGTCTCGACCCGGGACGGCGGGCTGCGCGCCAACCTGCGGCACGCGACGCACACCATCCGCGCCAAGCGCGCCGCGGCCGTCGCCGAGCTGGACGACTGGGAGCGGCTGCGCGCCGCCGGAGCCGCCATCAAGGACCGGACCCTGCGTCACCTCGACCACTATCTCGTGCGGTTGGAGGAGAACGTGACCCGGGCCGGGGGCACCGTCCACTGGGCGGCGGACGCCGCCGAGGCGAACCGCATCGTCACCGACCTCGTGCGCGCCACCGGCGAGCGCGAAGTCGTCAAGGTCAAGTCCATGGTCACCCAGGAGATCGGACTCAACGCCGCCCTCGCGGAGGCGGGGATCCGGGCGTACGAGACCGACCTCGCCGAGCTGATCGTGCAGCTCGGCGACGATCTGCCCTCACACATCCTGGTCCCCGCCATCCACCGCAACCGGGGCGAGATCCGCGACATCTTCCGCGACCGGATGGCGCAGTGGGGGCGCCCGGCACCGGAAGGGCTCACGGACCGCCCCGCCGATCTCGCCGAAGCCGCCCGGCTGCACCTGCGCGAGAAGTTCCTGAGGAGCAAGGTCGCGATCTCGGGCGCCAACTTCATGGTGGCCGAGACCGGCACCCTCGTGGTCGTGGAGTCCGAGGGCAACGGCCGGATGTGCCTCACCCTCCCGGAGACCCTGATCTCCGTCGTCGGCATCGAGAAGACCGTGCCGACCTGGCAGGACCTGGAGGTCTTCCTCCAACTGCTCCCCCGCTCCTCGACCGCCGAGCGCATGAACCCGTACACCTCTATGTGGACGGGGACCACCGCCGAGGACGGTCCACGCGCCTTCCACCTCGTGCTGCTCGACAACGGTCGCACCGACACGCTCGCCGACCGGGTCGGCCGCCAGGCACTGCGCTGCATCCGCTGTTCGGCCTGCCTGAACGTCTGTCCCGTGTACGAGCGGGCCGGTGGGCACGCGTACGGCTCGCCCTATCCCGGACCGATCGGCGCGATCCTCACACCGCAGTTGCGCGGCCTCATCTCCCCGCTGGAGGAATCCCTTCCCTACGCCTCCTCTCTGTGCGGCGCCTGCTACGACGCCTGCCCGGTCGCCATCGATATCCCGGAGGTCCTCGTTCACCTGCGCGAGCGGGTCGTGGAAGGCGGCGAGGTGACCGTCCGCGGCACCAGGACCGTCATCAAACCGGCCAGGAAGCACGCCGCCGAACGGGCGCTGATGCGAACCGCCGGCTGGGTCCTCGACCACCCCGCCGCGCTCCGGCACGGTCAGCGCCTCGCCGCCCGCACCCGCCGCTTCCACCCGCGACGGCTGCCCGGGCCGGGCCGCACCTGGACGGACTCCCGCGAGCTGCCCGAGATGCCCGCCGAGTCGTTCCGGGACTGGTGGGCCCGCACCCGAGGCGGACCGACGGCCACCCGGCCCCGGGAGCAGGCTTCATGA
- a CDS encoding Lrp/AsnC family transcriptional regulator — translation MAVDALDAKILRLLLEQPRTSVREYARVLGIARGTLQARLDRLEREGVITGTGPRLSPAALGHPMLAFVHIEVTQGHLDTVANALAEVPEIIEAFSITGGGDLMTRVVARDAAHLEDVIQLLVQLPGVVRTRTEVVLRERVPYRMVPLVESVGRAAQRSP, via the coding sequence ATGGCGGTGGACGCGCTGGACGCGAAGATCTTGCGGCTGCTGCTGGAGCAGCCACGGACGAGCGTGCGGGAGTACGCGCGCGTGCTGGGCATCGCGCGCGGCACGCTGCAGGCCCGGCTCGACCGGCTGGAGCGCGAGGGCGTGATCACCGGCACCGGACCGCGGCTGTCCCCCGCGGCGCTCGGCCATCCCATGCTGGCGTTCGTCCACATAGAGGTCACTCAGGGCCATCTGGACACGGTCGCGAACGCGCTCGCCGAGGTGCCGGAGATCATCGAGGCGTTCTCGATCACCGGTGGCGGCGATCTGATGACACGGGTCGTCGCGCGCGACGCGGCACACCTGGAGGACGTGATCCAGCTGCTGGTCCAGTTGCCGGGGGTGGTCCGCACGCGCACCGAGGTGGTGCTGCGCGAGCGCGTGCCCTACCGGATGGTGCCGCTGGTGGAATCGGTGGGACGGGCGGCTCAGCGGTCTCCCTGA
- a CDS encoding YjbQ family protein — protein sequence MTETFRTHVLDVSTGTSETVYDLTRDCEEFLRAVAAGRDGLLNIFVPHATAGVAVLETGAGSDDDLLAALRDLLPADDRWRHRHGSPGHGRDHVLPALVPPHATLPVLGGRLELGTWQSVCLVDTNRDNPDRQVRLTFLG from the coding sequence ATGACCGAAACGTTCCGTACGCATGTCCTCGACGTCTCCACCGGCACTTCGGAGACCGTGTACGACCTCACGCGAGACTGTGAGGAATTCTTGCGCGCCGTGGCCGCGGGCCGCGACGGCCTGCTCAATATTTTCGTGCCGCACGCCACCGCCGGAGTGGCCGTTCTGGAGACGGGCGCGGGCAGTGACGACGACCTGCTCGCCGCGCTGCGGGACCTGCTGCCGGCGGACGACCGCTGGCGGCACCGGCACGGGAGCCCCGGCCACGGCCGGGATCATGTCCTTCCGGCGCTCGTGCCGCCGCACGCGACGCTCCCCGTCCTCGGCGGACGGCTGGAACTGGGCACCTGGCAGTCCGTGTGTCTGGTGGATACCAACCGGGACAACCCGGACCGCCAGGTGCGGCTGACCTTTCTCGGCTGA
- a CDS encoding FUSC family protein yields MFVAPDPGRLRLRTGVRAVIGVSLAVAAAELCGLSLPASITGGLAALLALFTVGDPTVRRQAVSTALLPAVGFPVLALATALHGLPLLRDAAFLAVVFCGVYARRWGPRGHALGIFAFMMFFATQFLHAVPAQLPELYGAMAMALAASGLVRFGFWCIERRTPPPAQPAPLAARGLARPTTRQAFQATFACGLALAVGQLVSDERWYWAVGTAWWIFVNTASRGETLVRGFRRVVGTVTGIGVGLLVAVPLHGAPAPTAVLVAVCVFGIFYTAAPSYSWMMFFVTVMAGLLYGLLGVLHPGLLALRFEQTAVGAFGAALAVAVILPVTTHAATDAWIQRALLAVRHCTAESARRLAGDESADPTAHVAELELLLGKVRVSLAPLLHPLSPLRARKARAREVMVFLDDCARQARGLAAVAADPAASHDARLTAACQRVETALYALVAPGGDGAPPAAAASDAVPHHHPGAERALAHLHDLEATLVSLAAPLRSNPRGVFAEA; encoded by the coding sequence ATGTTCGTGGCTCCGGACCCGGGCCGGCTCAGGCTCCGCACCGGTGTCCGTGCCGTCATCGGTGTGAGCCTCGCGGTTGCCGCGGCGGAGCTCTGCGGCCTGTCGCTGCCCGCCTCCATCACGGGCGGGCTCGCGGCGCTCCTCGCGCTCTTCACCGTCGGTGACCCGACCGTGCGGCGTCAGGCGGTCAGCACCGCCCTGCTGCCGGCCGTCGGTTTCCCCGTGCTCGCCCTCGCGACGGCCCTGCACGGCCTGCCCCTGCTGCGCGACGCCGCGTTCCTCGCGGTGGTCTTCTGCGGCGTCTACGCCCGGCGCTGGGGCCCGCGTGGCCACGCGCTCGGGATATTCGCCTTCATGATGTTCTTCGCCACGCAGTTCCTGCACGCCGTACCGGCTCAGCTGCCGGAGCTGTACGGAGCCATGGCGATGGCGCTCGCCGCGTCCGGTCTCGTCCGCTTCGGGTTCTGGTGCATCGAACGGCGGACACCGCCGCCCGCCCAGCCCGCCCCGCTCGCGGCGCGCGGGCTGGCGCGGCCCACCACCCGCCAGGCGTTCCAGGCGACCTTCGCCTGCGGTCTCGCCCTCGCCGTCGGGCAGCTCGTCTCCGACGAGCGCTGGTACTGGGCCGTCGGCACCGCCTGGTGGATCTTCGTCAACACCGCTTCGCGCGGTGAGACCCTGGTCCGCGGCTTCCGCCGCGTGGTCGGCACCGTGACCGGAATCGGCGTCGGGCTCCTCGTGGCCGTGCCGCTGCACGGCGCGCCCGCGCCCACCGCGGTGCTCGTCGCCGTCTGCGTCTTCGGCATCTTCTACACCGCCGCCCCGTCCTACAGCTGGATGATGTTCTTCGTGACCGTCATGGCCGGGCTGCTCTACGGGCTCCTCGGTGTGCTCCACCCGGGGCTGCTGGCGCTGCGCTTCGAGCAGACGGCCGTCGGCGCGTTCGGCGCGGCCCTCGCCGTCGCCGTCATCCTGCCGGTCACCACGCACGCCGCCACCGACGCCTGGATCCAGCGCGCCCTGCTGGCCGTACGGCACTGCACCGCGGAGTCGGCCCGGCGACTCGCCGGCGACGAGTCCGCCGACCCCACCGCGCACGTCGCCGAGCTGGAACTGCTCCTGGGCAAGGTGCGCGTCTCCCTCGCGCCGCTGCTGCACCCGCTCAGCCCGCTGCGGGCACGCAAGGCCCGGGCCCGGGAGGTCATGGTCTTCCTCGACGACTGCGCCCGTCAGGCGCGGGGCCTGGCGGCCGTCGCCGCCGACCCCGCCGCCTCGCACGACGCCCGGCTGACCGCGGCCTGCCAGCGGGTCGAGACCGCGCTGTACGCCCTGGTCGCGCCCGGCGGGGACGGTGCGCCCCCGGCGGCCGCGGCATCCGACGCCGTTCCGCACCACCACCCCGGCGCCGAGCGCGCCCTCGCCCACCTGCACGACCTGGAAGCCACGCTCGTCTCGCTCGCCGCGCCCCTGCGCAGCAACCCGCGGGGCGTCTTCGCCGAGGCCTGA